From Candidatus Methylomirabilota bacterium, the proteins below share one genomic window:
- a CDS encoding haloalkane dehalogenase — MDPAAISPHDRYQRQRIGVLDSEMASVDVGHGDPVVFLHGNPTSSYLWRNIIPHVEAVGRCLAPDLIGMGASDRAPRGSYRFVDHARYLDAWLEALALRRVTLVVHDWGSALGFHWGSRHPERVRAIAYMEAIVAPRRWDDFPPGRDGIFRALRSEKGEAMVLGDNVFVECILPKSILRPLSAEEMAAYRAPFATRESRLPTLVWPRELPIEGSPEDVVRIVEEYGRWLAASPVPKLLVGAEPGALLTGRALDFCRTFAHQREVSVRGFHFVQEDSPHEIGAALAA, encoded by the coding sequence ATGGACCCGGCGGCGATCTCCCCGCACGACCGCTACCAGCGCCAGCGCATCGGGGTGCTCGACAGCGAGATGGCCTCCGTGGACGTCGGGCACGGCGACCCGGTCGTCTTCCTGCACGGCAATCCGACGTCGTCCTATCTGTGGCGCAACATCATCCCCCACGTCGAGGCGGTGGGGCGCTGCCTGGCCCCCGACCTCATCGGCATGGGCGCCTCGGACCGGGCGCCGCGCGGCTCCTATCGCTTCGTGGACCACGCGCGCTACCTCGACGCCTGGCTCGAGGCCCTCGCCTTGCGCCGCGTCACCCTGGTGGTCCACGACTGGGGCTCGGCGCTGGGCTTCCACTGGGGCTCGCGACACCCCGAGCGGGTGCGCGCGATCGCCTACATGGAGGCAATCGTCGCACCGCGTCGCTGGGACGACTTCCCACCGGGGCGCGACGGGATCTTCCGGGCGCTGCGCTCGGAGAAGGGCGAGGCGATGGTGCTCGGCGACAACGTATTCGTCGAGTGCATCCTGCCGAAGAGCATCCTCCGCCCGCTCTCCGCCGAGGAGATGGCCGCCTACCGCGCGCCCTTCGCGACGCGCGAGTCGCGCCTTCCCACCCTCGTCTGGCCGCGCGAGCTGCCGATCGAGGGCTCGCCCGAGGACGTCGTGCGCATCGTCGAGGAGTATGGGCGCTGGCTCGCGGCGAGCCCCGTGCCGAAGCTCCTCGTTGGCGCCGAGCCGGGGGCGCTGCTCACCGGGCGAGCCCTCGACTTCTGCCGCACCTTCGCCCACCAGCGCGAGGTGTCGGTGCGCGGCTTTCACTTCGTGCAGGAGGACTCTCCGCACGAGATCGGCGCGGCGCTCGCCGC